From a single Anomaloglossus baeobatrachus isolate aAnoBae1 chromosome 4, aAnoBae1.hap1, whole genome shotgun sequence genomic region:
- the LOC142304118 gene encoding gastrokine-1-like isoform X2 codes for MKLLIATILGVFLTQALADDNVNINNSGNDGGNVNQQVNINNQDNIANINNWNGWNSWDSVCDFAKGFAATRLYNKKICVVNKINPNFPTMEQLSEIAKTKKVPTNNQMVTYTINQKPIAHIEEYGKHIESLCKGMPAYTAMQMPSSARGFAVCCSSSSITILGISLCF; via the exons ATGAAACTCCTG ATTGCGACCATCCTTGGAGTCTTCCTGACTCAAGCTCTAGCAGATGAC AACGTCAACATTAATAATTCAGGCAATGACGGTGGCAATGTTAACCAGCAAGTGAACATTAACAACCAGGACAACATAGCCAACATCAACAACTGGAATGGCTGGAACTCTTGGGACTCCGTCTGTGACTTTGCAAAG GGATTTGCTGCTACAAGACTATACAACAAGAAGATCTGCGTAGTCAACAAGATTAATCCAAATTTCCCCACCATGGAGCAGCTCAGTGAAATTGCCAAGACCAAAAAG GTTCCAACCAACAACCAGATGGTGACCTACACCATCAACCAGAAACCCATTGCTCACATTGAAGAGTACGGCAAGCACATTGAATCCCTGTGCAAGGGCATGCCAGCCTACACCGCTATGCAGATGCCAA GTTCTGCCAGAGGGTtcgctgtctgctgcagctccagctCCATCACCATTTTGGGTATCAGCCTCTGCTTTTAA
- the LOC142304118 gene encoding gastrokine-1-like isoform X1 — MKLLIATILGVFLTQALADDNVNINNSGNDGGNVNQQVNINNQDNIANINNWNGWNSWDSVCDFAKGFAATRLYNKKICVVNKINPNFPTMEQLSEIAKTKKVPTNNQMVTYTINQKPIAHIEEYGKHIESLCKGMPAYTAMQMPNFEAGFALCDTNSIITILGISFCF, encoded by the exons ATGAAACTCCTG ATTGCGACCATCCTTGGAGTCTTCCTGACTCAAGCTCTAGCAGATGAC AACGTCAACATTAATAATTCAGGCAATGACGGTGGCAATGTTAACCAGCAAGTGAACATTAACAACCAGGACAACATAGCCAACATCAACAACTGGAATGGCTGGAACTCTTGGGACTCCGTCTGTGACTTTGCAAAG GGATTTGCTGCTACAAGACTATACAACAAGAAGATCTGCGTAGTCAACAAGATTAATCCAAATTTCCCCACCATGGAGCAGCTCAGTGAAATTGCCAAGACCAAAAAG GTTCCAACCAACAACCAGATGGTGACCTACACCATCAACCAGAAACCCATTGCTCACATTGAAGAGTACGGCAAGCACATTGAATCCCTGTGCAAGGGCATGCCAGCCTACACCGCTATGCAGATGCCAA ATTTCGAAGCAGGATTTGCCCTTTGCGACACCAACAGCATAATCACAATTTTGGGAATCAGCTTCTGTTTTTAA